In Elusimicrobium sp., the genomic stretch GCCAATGCGCACCGTGTCCGTGCCAAAGCCTTGCAAACGGAGGCCGCCCGACGGACGATTAGCCATGCTTTGAGCAAACAATAAATCATAGTAAAACTTTTTTGTATAATACTCCTAGACGATAGCAAGATTTTATTATAAGTTATAAGGAGGTTGTATGAGAAAAGGTTTTACTTTGATAGAACTTTTGGTCGTGGTGTTGATTATCGGTATTTTATCTGCGGTGGCACTTCCGCAATATGAAAAAGCCGTTCGTAAAGCGCGTTTTTCTACTTGGCAACCCATGGCAAAGGCTCTTCACCAAGAAACGGTTCTTTGTAAACTTAATAAAGGGGAAGGGTGCCGTTTGTCAGAAATTGATTTTGAGATTAAAGATAAAAACGGCAATACCATTGACCTAAGTAGAACTGGGGAATATGATTTAGATAATTTCATAAAACTTGCAGTTACCACCGAGAATGATTTATTTTTTAGGTATGATTACGGAAAAGATTACCATATGGAATTTTTTGTATATGCTTATAGTGCTACTTGGGGTGCAAGAGGAAATACTTCGCATCCTAAAGGTTTGGCAATGTTGCAAGCGGCCTACGGAAACCCGACTAATTCTGACGGAAACTTTCGCCACTTCTACTTTAGTAAATAGCATTTTGCTTTTCTAAAAAATACCTGTGTTATTTGATATACTAGAAATATCATACTTATATGCAGGTATTTTTTATGAATAAAAAAGCAGGGTTTACGCTTGTAGAAATACTGGTGGTGGTGCTGATTATCGGTATTTTGGTAGCGTGGGCAATGCCTTCGTACGAAAAAGCCGTGGCAGAGGCTCGCTCCGCCCAATTACAGAGTTCGCTGTCCAGTGCCGTCAAAGCAAGCGAAACTTATTACATGGCTACCGGTCGGTGGCCGTCCTCGTTTAATTCATTAACTTTTGATTCTAACCTGACAACCTTGCCGGGTTCTGCATCTACTTGTGACAAAAATTTACTGCCTAAGTCCGTTAAAAGAGGGAAAGATTTTGAATTGGTTATTTATAATGCATCCGGAAACCTGCAACACAATTTTATATCTGCCCATTTTATAGACGGAAAATACAAATGCGCGGGTTTTGTTCACTATAATTATCTCGGTAACGGTTGGCAAAGTGCCGAGGCGGACTTAAAAGGCAAAACCTTTTGTGCCGAATATCTGTATAACCGGAACTGCACCGGATACAACTGCAAAAATTTCTGCGAGCAGGTAATGTCCAAAACTTTCAAAAGATATGTGCAGCTCATCAACTTATTTGAATAATTTTCTATGTTTATCCGCCAAATAAAAAACCCCCGACTCAGTCGGGGGTTTTTGTTCTAAACTTTTTACTTATTTCACGCGGCCGGCGGAACCGAATACATTTTCGTTCTTTTCGGCATACATTTTAATAAGTTCTTCGCGGGCCGGGCCCAAGTATTTGCGCGGGTCAAATTCGGCCGGTTTGGTGGCGAAGATTTTGCGGATGGTAGCGGTCATCACGAGGCGGCCGTCAGAGTCCACATTGATTTTGCAAACGGACATACCGGCGGCTTTGCGGAGTTGTTCTTCCGGAATACCGGCCGTATCTTCCAATTTCCCGCCGTATTCGTTGATTTGTTTAACGGCCCATTGCGGAACGGAAGAAGATCCGTGGAGCACAATCGGGAAACCGGGCAAGCGTTTGGAAACTTCTTCCAAGATGTCGAAGCGGAGTTCGGGCAAAGATTCACCGGGTTTAACTTTGAATTTGTAAGCGCCGTGAGAAGTACCGATGGAAATAGCCAAAGAATCTACACCGGTGCGGGTTACGAAATCTTCCACTTGGGCAGGGTCGGTATAAGTGTGGTGGTCGGCGCAGACATCGTCTTCAATACCGGCCAAAACGCCGAGTTCGCCTTCCACGGTTACATCGTGGGCGTGGGCATATTCCACTACTTTCTTGGTCAAAGCAACGTTTTCTTCGTACGGCAAGTGGGAGCCGTCAATCATTACAGAGGAGAAACCATTGTCAATGCAATCTTTGCAGAGTTCAAAGGTATCGCCGTGATCCAAGTGCAAGGCCAAGGGTACGGGATTGCCGAGTTCTTTCATCATTTCTACGGCACCGCGGGCCATCCAGCGCAAAAGCGTGGCGTTGGCATATTTGCGGGCACCGGAAGAAACTTGCAAGATTACCGGAGAGCCGGTTTGTACACAAGCGGTTACGATCGCTTGCAATTGTTCCATGTTGTTGAAGTTATAAGCCGGAATGGCATATCCGCCTTCCATGGCATCTTTGAACATTTGTTTGGTGTTTACCAAACCCAGTTCTTTGTAAGAAACGGTCATGAGAGACTCCTCCTAAAAAATAAAACTTCTTCCTGTATATTTTACAATTTTTTTCCCGCCTGTAAACCAACATACCCCAAAAACCCCGGTTTCCCTATATAAAAACTTGCAAAAAACGAGGGTTGTGAGTATAATGTAGATACCATAATTGTCAAAAAGTGATGAAAAAATGAACCAAAAATTAGATTTTTCTATTCTTAAAACATTAACCGAACTCCCCGGAGTTTCCGGCCGCGAACACCAAGTCCGCGCTTACTTGACCGATTTGTTACAACCTTATGCAGACGAACTGCGCACGGATGTAATGGGCAATTTAATTGCTTATAAAAAAGGTACAGGGGATAAAAACCTGCTCCTGTGCGCGCATACGGACGAAGTAGGCCTGATGGTTACCCATGTGGACGACCGCGGCTTTCTGCGTTTTACCACCGTGGGTGGCATTGATCCGCGCACCTTGCTGGCCCAACGCGTGCGTGTGCAAACGCGTAGGGGGGANNNNNNNNNNCGGCACCAAGCCCGCGCACATTACCACCGAAGCCGAACGCGGAAAAGCGGTGGGGGTAAAAGAACTTTTCATTGATTTGGGCCTTTCTGCCGAAGAAGCAAAAAAACAGGTGGAACCCGGCGACACAGCCGTACTGGACCGCCCCTATGCGGAGTTTGGAAACGGTAAAATTTCCGCCAAAGCATTGGATAACCGTGCCGGCGTGTTTGTGCTGGCCGAAGTTTTCCGCGCGTTAAAAAACCCGGTTTATAACATTTATGCCGTGTTTTCTTCGCAAGAAGAAGTCGGCCTTCGCGGCGCCATTACGGCGGCCTACGGCATCGAAGCCGACCTGTCCCTTTGCCTGGATACCACCGGTGCGGCGGATATCCCCGGTTGTGCTCCGCAAGATTATGTTACCGTGCTTGGCGGCGGTGTCGGCTTAACGGCTTTGGATGCACGCACCATCACCCCGGTATGGTTGCTGGACGCGTTAAAAGCAATTTGTGATGAAAATGATATTTGCAGACAAATTCGTATCGCTCCCCGTGGCGGAAATGATGCCGGGGCGGTGCATTTGTCTAAAAACGGAATTGCGACGTGCGGCCTTTCTATTCCCACGCGCAATATCCACTCCAATGTGGAAATTGTCTGCAAGCAGGATATTAAAAATACTTTTGCGTTAGTCTTATATGTAGCGCAAAACGGGTTGGATTAAGCCGTTTAACAAGGCGGAACCTTTTATGAATAAACCTTTTGAGTTGGGCAAAAAAAGAGCCGTATATATAGATGTGGCCGACTATGTGCAACAACCGGCTTATCGGTTGGACGGGTCGTCCGCAGTACAACTTGAGAAATTGGATTTAGTTTACCGCACGCTTGTAGCCCTCTTATACAACTATGTCCCTACTTCCGGCCACCCGGGAGGGAGTATTTCCAGCGGGAGAATCGTAGCGCATCTCTTATATAAAGAAATGCTGTACGATTTAAGTGCACCGCACCGCACGGAAGCGGATATTATTTCTTACGCGGCGGGGCATAAAGCACTTGGTTTGTATGCCATGTGGGCATTACGCAACGAACTGGCCCGTATCGCCAAGCCTTCGTTGCTTCCTGCGGACGAAAAACAACAACTCCGCTTGGAAGATTTACTCGGTTTCCGCCATAACAAAGCCCAAAATACCCCTTTGTTCAAAAACTTAAATGTCAAGCCTTTGGGCGGTCACCCGGAACCTTGCACCCCCTTTGTTCCCGTCACCACGGGGGCGAGCGGGGTAGGTGTGGGCTCATCGGTGGGGGTAGCGGTTGCGGCGGCTGATGCCTATGGGGAAAATTGCCCTACCGTGCATATTTTGGAAGGCGAAGGCGGCATGACGGCCGGGCGCGTAAGCGAAGCGGCAGCCACTGCGGCTACGGCGCAACTGAAAAATGCCGTGTTTCATATCGATTGGAACGAAGCGTCTATCGAAAGTGAACGCGTAACGGCGGACGGACAAAACCCCGGGGATTATGTACAATGGAACCCCATGGAGTTTTTCTATATCCACGATTTTAATGTAATCCGCGTAGCCGACGGACACGATTTTAACCAAATTTACGCCGCACAAAAATTGGCGGCCGAACTTACCAACCACCAGCCGACCGCTATTGTTTACCGCACGGTAAAAGGGTGGAAATACGGCATGGAAGGCAAGGCCTCTCACGGGGCGGGGCATAAGTTCTGCTCGGACGGTTTTTATGAAGCCTTGAGCGATTTTGAAAAAGCCTTCGGGGTTTCCTTCCCGCGTTTTGAAGGGGAAAAGACCGACGAAAATGTAGAAAAATTTTATTGGGAAAGTTTACTTACCGTTCGCCGCGCGTTGGAGGCCGATAAATCTCTTGCGCAATTTGCGGCCGAGTGCTTAACCGCACGCACGGAAAAACTCAACTCCCAAAAACGCACCTTGCGCGAAGGGTTGGGTAATTCGAAAGAGATTTACACTAAATTCTCACCCGAAAATGTACCGGCGGAATTTGTGTTTGAGCCCGGCAAAGCCTACACTACCCGCGGTATTTTGGGTAATGTGCTTGCGTATCTAAACAAGCAAACCAACGGTACGCTTTTTATTGCCTCGGCCGATTTGTACGGCTCTGCCGGCGGCGGCGCAGTGGCGAAAGATTTCCCGTCGGGCGATTTTAATACCGTTTCCAATCCGCTTTCCCGCCGTGTGTCCACCGGGGGCATTTGCGAAGACGGCATGGCGGCGGTTTGCTCCGGCATTAGTGCTTACGGAAAGCACATCGGGGTGGCGTCTTCTTACGGGGCTTTCTTGGCTTTTGAACATGTAGCCGCCCGTTTGTACGCCATTAGCGTACAGGCCGCGCGCGAAGCGGGCCTCAACCCGAACACTTTTATCATTTTTAACGGCCATGCCAGTTTGCCCACAGGCGAGGACGGCCCGACTCACGCTGACCCACAATCGTTGCAACTGGTGCAGGATAACTTCCCCAAAGGGGCCTGTATTACGGCGACCCCCTTGGAAGTGGACGAAATTTGGCCGCTTGTTGTTAAATCTCTTTCGTTAAAACCGGCTGTTTTTGCTCCGTTCGTTATTCGTCCTTCGGGCAAGTTCTTGGACAGAAAAGCCCTGGGTATGGGTTCGGCGCAGGACGCGGTAAACGGTGTGTATTATATGCGCCGTGCCAAAGGCACTCCTGCCGGAACGGTGGTGGTGCAAGGGGCCGGTGTGGGGCGCATTGTGGCGGAAAAGGTACTGCCGCTACTGAACGAAAAAGGCCCCGATGTAAATGTGCTTTATGTAACCAGCCGGGAACTTTTTGACCTGTTGCCCGAAGCCGAACAGGAAAAAATCTTCCCGCTTGCTTGGCGGCACCAAGCCATGGGTATTACCGATTTTACATTGCCTACGCTCGAAGGTTGGCTGTTAAGCCATACGGGGCGTAAGCACTCGCTGTACCCTCACAAGGGCGGGCAATACTTGGGCAGCGCGGCGGCACCCAAAGTATATGACGAAGCAGGACTCAATGCAGAATCCCTGTTTGCGGCGATATGCGCCTATGCGCAAGATTTGAAAACAAACGCTTCGTGGCTGTAAGCGTTTGAGAGGAGAAAAAAATGGCAGAAGAAAAACCTTACTTAACCGGACGAACTTATATTTTTAGACTTCCCAAAGGGAAGGACTTGTTAGAGTCGCTCGCGGATTTTTGCCACGATAACCAAGTAAAATGCGGCGTGGTGAACGTGGTGGGTTCCGTAGTGAACGCTACCGTCGGTTATTACGACCAATCCAAAAAGAAATACGAAAAGAAAGTAATTAACGAAGAAATGGAACTCTTAAGTCTTATGGGTAACATTAGTATTCAGGACAACCGCCCCATGGTGCATGCGCACGTGGTGTTGGCCGATTCTGAGTTCAATACCGTAGGCGGGCACTTACTCCCCGGTACCAAAATTTATGTTTGCGAGGCCTATATCCAAGAACTCGTAGGCGAACCTAAAGTAAGACGCTCCGACAAAGTAACAAAACTTTCTTTGTGGGCTTAAAAATTATTTAACCAAAAACCGCCTGCGTTACCAGACGCGGGCGGTTTTTGTTAGGTTATACTAATTTTATT encodes the following:
- a CDS encoding type II secretion system protein; this translates as MQVFFMNKKAGFTLVEILVVVLIIGILVAWAMPSYEKAVAEARSAQLQSSLSSAVKASETYYMATGRWPSSFNSLTFDSNLTTLPGSASTCDKNLLPKSVKRGKDFELVIYNASGNLQHNFISAHFIDGKYKCAGFVHYNYLGNGWQSAEADLKGKTFCAEYLYNRNCTGYNCKNFCEQVMSKTFKRYVQLINLFE
- a CDS encoding DUF296 domain-containing protein, with translation MAEEKPYLTGRTYIFRLPKGKDLLESLADFCHDNQVKCGVVNVVGSVVNATVGYYDQSKKKYEKKVINEEMELLSLMGNISIQDNRPMVHAHVVLADSEFNTVGGHLLPGTKIYVCEAYIQELVGEPKVRRSDKVTKLSLWA
- a CDS encoding class II fructose-1,6-bisphosphate aldolase yields the protein MTVSYKELGLVNTKQMFKDAMEGGYAIPAYNFNNMEQLQAIVTACVQTGSPVILQVSSGARKYANATLLRWMARGAVEMMKELGNPVPLALHLDHGDTFELCKDCIDNGFSSVMIDGSHLPYEENVALTKKVVEYAHAHDVTVEGELGVLAGIEDDVCADHHTYTDPAQVEDFVTRTGVDSLAISIGTSHGAYKFKVKPGESLPELRFDILEEVSKRLPGFPIVLHGSSSVPQWAVKQINEYGGKLEDTAGIPEEQLRKAAGMSVCKINVDSDGRLVMTATIRKIFATKPAEFDPRKYLGPAREELIKMYAEKNENVFGSAGRVK